In Sphingobium sp. B2D3C, a genomic segment contains:
- a CDS encoding nuclear transport factor 2 family protein has protein sequence MRIVRASRSRWVWIVAACAALSPMPAIAEQAAPAKPSVIYTGKMEVRGTTRAQYQRLILDLAHVWADCDADLMRRILTDDVDFSYPGRRLIGRDAALADLEGFCKVATDRSIYFPADAFYIDVRNGRVAAEVQFRVTQNGEKQVVNDVWIATVRKGRIAIIKEYLDGRVRLLQAEGKLTYGEDAPFLTPWPPRVEQPPTP, from the coding sequence ATGAGGATTGTCCGAGCATCGCGCAGCCGCTGGGTCTGGATCGTGGCCGCCTGCGCGGCCCTGTCCCCGATGCCGGCCATCGCGGAGCAGGCGGCTCCCGCCAAGCCCAGCGTCATCTACACCGGCAAAATGGAGGTGCGCGGCACGACGCGCGCGCAATATCAGCGCCTGATCCTCGATCTCGCGCATGTCTGGGCGGATTGTGACGCGGACCTGATGCGCCGCATTCTGACGGACGATGTCGATTTCTCCTATCCCGGCCGCCGCCTGATCGGCCGCGATGCCGCGCTCGCTGACCTCGAGGGCTTCTGCAAGGTCGCGACGGACCGCAGCATCTACTTTCCCGCCGATGCCTTCTACATCGACGTGCGCAATGGTCGCGTGGCGGCGGAAGTCCAGTTCCGCGTCACCCAGAATGGCGAGAAGCAGGTCGTCAACGACGTGTGGATCGCCACGGTGCGCAAGGGGCGCATCGCGATCATCAAGGAGTATCTGGATGGGCGGGTGCGGCTCCTTCAGGCCGAGGGCAAGCTCACTTATGGAGAGGACGCGCCGTTCCTCACGCCTTGGCCGCCCCGCGTGGAGCAGCCGCCAACGCCTTGA
- a CDS encoding TonB-dependent receptor, whose product MSHKAFLALLLASTSAPLMAADAADTAEGGDIIVTAQHREQRVTEVPISLSVVSGAQAAESGASSTLDLARLVPGLSIGQNSGDGDFPFISLRGVAMRDFADTNESPSAVYVNEFYKANLMGLDSQMFDISRIEVLRGPQGTLYGRNATGGLIHFIAAAPTEQLEGHVSVTFAERNRVQAEAAISGRLFGNLLGRVSVFRHRYDGYIKNNFPGGEDGNALNASAIRGQLSNQFADNLSAELFVQYYKNDNEAGNMFTHIAVTQDPVTGLSTRNPGGVDSFGYGDSKPLETNTNFDAYMRSEQFTAIGKIKADLGFAELTSITGFEKGKKDAAFDSDSTPGARSTEVHPRAEQFSQELRLAGVNGPLTWVTGLYYFDYNVNGYQRRTTSAAAGPRRPVYYDLDSESWAIFGNVDYALTSTLTATGGVRYTEEDKEYDLNNTDTGPVFNTTTVGDLAKRNDDSTSFTARLSWEPQRGQLFYAGVARSFKAGTFNVGYTSLPLSAISVRPERLTSYEAGAKFATYDNRYSISGAVFHYQYKDSQAYQFDGVSLSSTTFNRDAEITGAEAEFAAEPVQNLRLRGSLTYLDAKLLDVQLPGLANNGPVVDRRMPLAPKWSWNLTANYRVPNVLGGTLGLQGDIAYKGVQYFDAFNSPSQREAAYALSNVRLSWTDASDSLTLAVFAENVTDKRYRTAAFDLAFLGMATEVWGRPRWIGGSISYRFGS is encoded by the coding sequence ATGTCCCACAAAGCGTTTCTCGCCCTTCTTCTGGCTTCGACGAGCGCGCCGCTGATGGCTGCCGATGCCGCAGACACGGCCGAAGGTGGCGACATCATCGTCACCGCCCAGCATCGCGAGCAGCGCGTCACCGAAGTGCCGATCAGCCTCAGCGTCGTGTCCGGTGCGCAGGCCGCTGAATCCGGCGCGTCGAGCACGCTCGATCTCGCCCGCTTGGTGCCCGGCCTTTCTATCGGCCAGAACTCGGGCGACGGCGACTTCCCCTTCATCTCGCTGCGCGGCGTCGCCATGCGCGATTTCGCCGACACCAATGAGAGCCCGTCCGCCGTCTATGTGAACGAGTTCTACAAGGCGAACCTGATGGGCCTCGATTCCCAGATGTTCGACATCAGCCGCATCGAGGTGCTGCGCGGTCCGCAGGGCACGCTTTATGGCCGCAACGCGACCGGCGGCCTCATCCACTTCATTGCCGCAGCGCCGACCGAGCAACTGGAAGGCCATGTGTCCGTCACCTTCGCCGAGCGCAATCGCGTTCAGGCCGAGGCTGCGATCAGCGGCCGGCTGTTCGGCAATCTGCTGGGCCGCGTCAGCGTCTTCCGTCACCGTTATGATGGCTACATCAAGAACAATTTCCCCGGCGGGGAAGACGGCAACGCGCTCAACGCCAGCGCCATTCGCGGCCAATTGTCGAACCAGTTCGCGGACAATCTGAGCGCCGAGCTGTTCGTGCAATATTACAAGAACGACAATGAAGCGGGCAACATGTTCACCCACATTGCCGTGACGCAAGACCCGGTGACGGGCCTCTCCACCCGCAATCCGGGCGGCGTCGACTCCTTCGGCTATGGCGACAGCAAGCCGCTGGAGACGAACACCAACTTTGATGCCTATATGCGCTCGGAGCAGTTCACCGCCATCGGCAAAATCAAGGCCGACCTCGGCTTTGCCGAGCTGACCTCGATCACTGGCTTCGAGAAGGGCAAGAAGGACGCGGCGTTCGACAGCGACTCCACGCCCGGCGCACGCTCGACCGAAGTTCACCCGCGCGCCGAGCAGTTCTCGCAGGAGCTGCGCCTGGCGGGCGTGAACGGGCCGCTCACCTGGGTCACCGGCCTCTATTATTTCGACTATAATGTGAACGGCTATCAGCGCCGCACCACCTCGGCCGCTGCCGGGCCGCGCCGTCCGGTCTATTATGATCTGGACAGCGAGAGCTGGGCGATCTTCGGCAATGTCGACTATGCGCTGACCTCGACCCTCACCGCGACGGGCGGCGTGCGCTATACCGAGGAAGACAAGGAATATGATCTCAACAACACGGACACCGGCCCGGTGTTCAACACCACCACGGTGGGTGATCTCGCCAAGCGCAACGATGACAGCACGAGCTTCACTGCGCGGCTGAGCTGGGAGCCGCAGCGCGGGCAGCTGTTCTATGCGGGTGTGGCACGCTCGTTCAAGGCCGGCACCTTCAACGTCGGTTACACGTCGCTTCCGCTCTCGGCCATCTCGGTCCGCCCCGAACGGCTGACCAGCTACGAAGCCGGCGCCAAGTTCGCCACCTACGACAATCGCTACAGCATCAGCGGCGCGGTGTTCCATTACCAGTATAAGGACAGCCAGGCCTACCAGTTCGATGGCGTGTCGCTCTCCTCGACCACATTCAACCGCGATGCCGAGATCACCGGTGCCGAAGCCGAGTTCGCGGCAGAGCCGGTGCAGAATCTGCGCCTGCGTGGATCGCTGACCTATCTGGATGCCAAGCTGCTCGACGTGCAGCTGCCCGGCCTCGCCAATAACGGCCCTGTGGTCGATCGGCGGATGCCGCTGGCCCCCAAATGGTCGTGGAACCTGACGGCCAATTATCGTGTGCCGAACGTGCTTGGCGGCACGCTCGGCCTGCAGGGCGACATCGCCTATAAGGGCGTGCAGTATTTCGACGCCTTCAACAGTCCCAGCCAGCGTGAGGCAGCCTACGCCTTGTCAAACGTCCGCCTCTCCTGGACCGATGCAAGCGACTCGCTGACCCTTGCTGTCTTTGCCGAGAATGTGACGGACAAGCGCTATCGCACCGCCGCATTCGACCTCGCATTCCTCGGCATGGCGACCGAAGTCTGGGGCCGTCCGCGCTGGATCGGCGGCAGCATTTCCTATCGCTTCGGCAGCTAG
- a CDS encoding FAD-dependent oxidoreductase — protein MRHIAIIGSGPAGYYTAEACQKQFGEDVAIDIIDRLPVPFGLVRTGVAPDHQSIKAVSRRYEAVALTDTVRFVGNLVIGRDVSIPELQGLYDAVILATGAPSDRPLGVPGDDLPGVIGSAAFVGWYNGHPDHADLAPRIDERDVVIIGNGNVALDCARILAKTARELEESDVVAHAYDILKKAQPRSITILGRRGPAQIAMTPKELGELGRLERASVHVDPADLPPTSVDEALEPGQRKSLALLRQFAEPSPEKVVAIRFDFFVVSERVEGEGRVERLVLERTRLDAQQQSIGTGERVTMPADLIISCIGYRTPPIPDVPYDEARGRFANEEGRIRPGLYCVGWARRGPSGTIGTNKPDGFLIAEAIAADQPAAAGKQGRAGLDALIAERGLEIVTFRDWQKIDEAEIAQARLGAPREKFVRIADMVKAGRG, from the coding sequence ATGCGTCATATCGCCATCATCGGGTCTGGCCCTGCCGGCTATTATACTGCGGAAGCCTGCCAGAAGCAGTTCGGCGAGGATGTGGCGATCGACATCATCGACCGGTTGCCCGTTCCCTTCGGCCTTGTTCGCACCGGCGTCGCGCCGGATCACCAGTCCATCAAGGCCGTATCCCGCCGCTATGAAGCCGTGGCTTTGACCGACACGGTGCGCTTCGTCGGCAATCTCGTCATCGGGCGTGACGTGTCGATCCCGGAGCTTCAGGGCCTTTACGATGCGGTGATCCTCGCCACCGGCGCGCCGTCGGATCGCCCGCTGGGCGTGCCAGGCGACGATCTGCCCGGCGTCATCGGCAGCGCCGCCTTTGTCGGCTGGTATAACGGCCATCCCGATCATGCCGATCTCGCACCGCGGATCGACGAGCGGGATGTGGTCATCATCGGCAATGGCAATGTCGCGCTGGATTGCGCCCGCATCCTCGCCAAGACCGCGCGCGAGCTTGAGGAGAGCGATGTCGTCGCTCATGCCTATGACATTCTCAAAAAGGCGCAGCCCCGCTCGATCACAATCTTGGGTCGGCGCGGCCCGGCGCAGATCGCGATGACGCCCAAGGAGCTGGGCGAACTCGGCCGGCTGGAGCGCGCCTCCGTCCATGTCGATCCCGCCGATCTGCCGCCGACGTCGGTGGATGAGGCGCTGGAGCCGGGGCAGCGCAAGTCGCTGGCGCTGCTCCGCCAGTTCGCCGAGCCATCGCCCGAGAAGGTGGTGGCGATCCGGTTCGATTTCTTCGTCGTTTCCGAGCGTGTGGAGGGGGAGGGACGCGTCGAGCGGCTGGTGCTGGAGCGGACCCGGCTCGATGCGCAGCAGCAGAGCATCGGCACCGGCGAGCGTGTGACCATGCCCGCCGATCTCATCATCAGCTGCATCGGCTATCGCACGCCGCCCATTCCCGACGTGCCTTATGACGAGGCGCGCGGCCGCTTCGCCAATGAGGAGGGCCGCATTCGCCCGGGCCTCTATTGCGTCGGCTGGGCGCGGCGGGGGCCGAGCGGCACCATCGGCACCAACAAGCCCGACGGCTTCCTGATCGCCGAAGCCATCGCTGCCGACCAGCCCGCCGCCGCCGGCAAGCAGGGCCGGGCTGGCCTGGATGCGCTGATCGCCGAGCGCGGGCTGGAGATCGTCACCTTCCGCGACTGGCAGAAGATCGACGAAGCCGAAATTGCCCAAGCCCGCCTCGGTGCCCCGCGCGAGAAGTTCGTGCGGATCGCGGACATGGTGAAGGCGGGGCGGGGGTAG
- a CDS encoding CsgG/HfaB family protein yields MKLSIKLALALSAIGLVVQPAMAQSSGRKAQDKGTREIPRCTKNLGTVAIVEPDTQWWRELSLGSPEAILRIFIQQSGCFTLVNRGRSMQNRAMERALADQGELQAGSNIGRGQVKAADYFLQPDIVTSNKNSGGNALGGMLGGFLGRSTFGALAGGINIKKSEANVTLSIVNARTTVEEAMTEGYSRKSDLSFGAGGGAGWWGGFAGAAGGGYQNTDIGQVIVLAYLDAYTKLVTQLGGLPANASAAAPAAR; encoded by the coding sequence ATGAAACTATCGATCAAACTGGCGCTGGCGCTGTCCGCGATCGGCCTGGTGGTGCAGCCGGCCATGGCGCAATCCTCGGGGCGCAAGGCGCAGGACAAGGGCACGCGCGAAATCCCGCGTTGCACCAAGAATCTGGGCACCGTCGCCATCGTCGAGCCGGACACGCAGTGGTGGCGCGAGCTGAGCCTCGGCAGCCCCGAAGCGATCCTGCGCATCTTCATCCAGCAGTCCGGCTGCTTCACGCTCGTTAACCGCGGGCGCTCGATGCAGAACCGCGCGATGGAGCGTGCCCTGGCCGATCAGGGTGAACTGCAGGCCGGCAGCAACATCGGGCGCGGTCAGGTGAAGGCGGCGGACTATTTCCTCCAGCCGGACATCGTGACCTCCAACAAGAATAGCGGCGGCAACGCTCTGGGTGGCATGCTGGGCGGCTTCCTGGGCCGCAGCACGTTCGGCGCGCTGGCCGGCGGCATCAACATCAAGAAGAGCGAAGCCAATGTGACGCTCTCGATCGTGAACGCGCGCACCACGGTCGAGGAAGCGATGACCGAGGGCTATTCGCGCAAGTCGGACCTGAGCTTCGGTGCCGGCGGCGGCGCGGGCTGGTGGGGCGGTTTTGCCGGCGCGGCTGGCGGCGGCTACCAGAACACGGATATCGGCCAGGTCATCGTGCTGGCCTATCTGGATGCCTATACCAAGCTGGTAACCCAGCTCGGCGGTCTGCCCGCCAATGCCTCGGCAGCGGCGCCCGCTGCACGCTGA